TTCAAAAATTTTCTATTTGGGTTAGCCGATAAACCGCGCAATAACCGCCCGATAATTATCAATTTGATACCAATCCGTCGGTTGTCTTATTGGATGGCTAGCAGATTACTATATTTATAATTCGATAACCGATAACTGATGCTACTCGCTACAAGAGAGTTCTTGGAAAACTCTAGTACTTGTCGTTCGCTCATCCAGATATAAGTATCTAGTGAACAAATAGTCTCTATTTATGCACTCCCCATCTGAAGTATACTAGAAAGCACTCAAACGAGTATTCAGGTATCTTCAAGGAACAATATAGCTTGGTCTTTGCATTCAAAGTGATAATGATTTCAAGCTACACATGTATTTGATGCGGATTGAGCTGGAGATGCGAGTGATCGAGCCTCCACTACTGATTACATACTATTTTTTGGCCAAAATCCTATAAGCTGGTCATCCAGGAAATAAAGAATAGTTGTTCGCTCATCAACCGAAGCAGAGTATCGAGCGGTTACAAGTGCACTTGCTGAAACAAATTAGGTGATGAATTTGCTAAAATAACTACATGTTTCACTTCCATAAGCACCAACTATTTACTGGGACAATGTTGGTGCAACTTGTCTGTGCGAAAATCCAGTATTCCATAGCCGCATGAAATACATTGCGGTGGACTTTCATTTTGTTCGCAAGCAAGTCCAATAGAATCAAGTTCACATTATTCATATTCATACTGCAGATCAACTCGCGGATACTCTCACCAAAGCGCTACCAAAGCCAGCCTTTGACAGATACTTGTTCAAGCTAGGCGTTGTTACACACTGTCTACCTTGAGGGGGGCGTATCAGAGCACAAGTTAACCATCTGGTAGTTTACTGCTTTGATCACTTCATTAGCTAGTAGTTAGGATTTTGTTAGTCCTTTATTTTCTCAAATAAATCTCCTTATTCAAGGAGTTTGTTCAACAAGTAGTTTAGTCCTCCTCTTTCCGAGGAGTTTAGGGAATTAGTTTTTCACTCTTGTATTTAAAGGCTGCTTTGATTCAATAAACACATCAACTTTTTGTGTTTCTCTTGTTCTTATAGCAGTACTTATTTTATCTTGAATCTTTGAACTAAAAATCATAACTTTAGGACAATTCAGTATATTTTTGTCTCGAAAAATTGGACTAGAAAACTAAAATTCAAGACGTACTGGCTAATTCATAAATAACAGTCCTTTACAATGGCTATAGCCTACATGGGGTCATTTCTACCAAATTTTCCTATTCCAATTGCCTGTATGGAGTGGGGAGAAATTTAAAattagccagatttacaagtggtcgttcaaaaatagcccagtttcaaaagtaatcgaaatttagtcattttttatgtaaagataaatctgaacgaaaatactgttcaaattccggaaaaatactccagcataatttactggagttccagtataatataccggtccagcataatatactggagtttggagcatcggtgctccagtctccagtatattatactagagccagcaaagtatacctgTCCaccataatatgctggaagttcatacacaggtgcaccgaactctagtatattatgctggaccggtctctgttgcagcaaaataatggctatttttcattgacttggtaaacgcttgctatttttgaatgaccagtccgaaaactggctagaccgtgctatttttactataGAGTGAAGTCTTGAATTTAACGGTCCAAGGGGTTTGGACTGGCAACAACAGACCCATCTTAGCAAGTATACTGACAAACAGGAagcaaaaaaagaagaggaaatagGTCTTTTAATTTTAGAGAAAGTCTCCAGTGGAAAGGCAAATGCTAATTTGCATTACCACGAGGAACTTACGTCAACTAAATACATGCTACTTAAAGTAGAATTTAGAGAGAGGCGTATCAAGCCTTTTAATCCAGTGTGTATACACGTACAGATCTTTTATCACAATGAGTGAGAAAGTAGAAATATATGGCTATGTGTATATTATACAGATTGATTTTAAGACATTGAGTGTCTCTAAAACTATTGTATTAGGGGGTTATCTTACCCATTCAAAAGATGGAGGAGGTATTAACTTCCAAATGCTAAAGATTAAGGGGTTAATTGAATTTTCCTCAATCAAGGTCCATATAATGTTCTTTGGCTCTAACTGGAAACTATTACACACCCTTAAAATGAATGAAGTGGCAAAAAATGACAAATTGTAATCTTTATGGTTTTCTACGTTGGTTTATTATATACAAGATTTTCCTATCATTGTTCGTAAAATTTTCctaggacatggccctaaacagggaattatggagatcgagcattaaggttgtaggttaggggaaattgtgattttttttacagcgcactagagtaagactagccagttaggaattagtcttaggatgctatttatcagctactgatgatgggctttatctgctgtttattagtataccttacatctttctcgtatttcctatatctcttatattgttgttactttgttattttatggtatttatgttatgttatggattttatggtatttcatgttattttattatgagtctattgatagtactaatatagcgTCTCTTGTtgccttcttgagccgagggtctcctggaaacagcctctctgtccctcggggtagaggtaaggtctgcgtacatattaccctccccagaccccacttgtgggattacactgggtggttgttgttgttgttcgtaAAATTTTCAGAAATTTGTCCTTGCAGTTTTAGTGACTCTTAAAAAGAGAGGAGAAAAACAGAAACTAAAGAGATTAAATTGCATGTAACAAaggaatttgcttttaaaaaggGTGAGTTCGCTGATGTAGTACATGTAACCTAATCATATTACATTTACTACGATACACATTTGCATATGTTGCGCCACCCTAAACAAATTCCTTAAACTGGCCAAGCATGCCGACACATTCATCTCAACATGCTGACCAAAATAACAATTTATACAAGAGCTGGACTAAAACCAGCTGAGGTTTCCAAACTGGCTGCATAATCTCGAGCCCACAAATCGTAATGTATGATTTCCTCCAGTGATGGAGAAGTTACCAACTCTTCCCGATGCTTAGCGCATGTTAGCTCCACAATCTTGAAAATGTCCAAGTAGCTAATTCTGAAACAAGCACAAAGTCATCAGTTGTTTTCTTTAAACGATTTTCGGTCATTTACAAGACCTACACAGTCTGACGATTAAACATAGAAATATAGTACTAAGAATATACCCATAGGGCCAGGGGACAATTATTTGGAACGCTCAAAAGACGCAGACATCAAATTATGTTGTCGAATGCTAGCTGGAAGGTTTAAGCACAAATGGTTTTTTCCAGAATATACTAGGTAAGTTTTCAAGACAGGAAAAGCCATCATCGTCCGCTTAAAAGCACTTAATGATTACTGATATCACCAATTTCAGCTTTAAACTATTGGCAAGAGAAATAAatgtagaagaaaaaaaataatagacTGAAAACAGTTATATTTTGAAGGTGAACAAGGAAATAGATCACTACTAATATTTCTAGCAGTGCCACGAGAAATACCGAAAAATACAACTAGAAAATGATTAGGCAACAAAAGTATCATCCATTTACTCTGAAGTCTGAACCACATTCAATCAGAAAGATTATATTCTTCCAGATAGACAGCATGGGGGAAATGAGAAGAACAGGCTACAATTTAATATATATCGACAAACTCTAAAGCACATTCAATTAGAAAGAATAGATTTATGCAGCAAGTACAGGGGAAACCTAAGTGTTTATCATTCTATGGCCAAACAAGAATACTTAGCTCCAACACTAATTGTCAACTTATGCATATCAAAGGCAACCTCAGCTATTGATATATTTCAAAAAAGAACTACATTATGTACTATTTGTTATGGAAACTGTTAAGTGCTGAAAGACCCAATGATAAATATCAAGAAATTAGGTCAGATGGATTAACTATTAGGGATGCGATGACCTCCGCATCCCTTGACGTTATCTAGCACCCATGTACTTTGACAAATTAATGGAGAAACAACCCACAAAAAAAGATGTCACTAATATAACCGTTAATTTATTTGTAGATAGAGTTGCTGTGACTACCAGCAGGTGCCTCAATGAATCTTGATTTATTAGCAAACTAAATATTTGAAACATATAATGTGACCCTGTACAGAAGTCACATGTAGGAGTACATACTACATACCTCTCACTAATAAATAATTCCACTGCCTTTTCATTTGCTGCACTTAGAACTCCAGTCATGGTCCCTCCAGCGCGCCCAGCAGCGTAAGCCAGATCCATGGATGGGTACTTTACATTATCAGGGGCTTTAAATGTCAATGATCCGAGCCTATACCATTACACTCATAATTAGTTATACTAACAGGAAATGAAATGCCAaagtttatttcatatttgaaaagtacataaacgaAGCTGTAAGCAAACATAGATCAAGCGAGCTTAGAGCGATAAGCAAAATAAAATGCATTCACAAATAAAGAATGGTTTTTACTTGCAAAGATCAAGCCGCGGCCAAGTAACCTCTGAACAGTAAATTCTGTCGGGCCAGGATAAAGTATAAAGGATGGGCAAACGCATATCAGCCCACCCCAGCTGTGCCAATACTGATGAATCCTACAAATTACAGAAGGAAAAAGAATTCCAAAGACGTCAGTTTATGAGCATGCAGTTATAAGAATATTCATCTAGATTACATAACTGATGTAATCTCAGAGCTGAAGGATCTTTACCTGTGTTTCCACCATTGAATGTATGATGGACTGGGGATGGATGACAATTTCAATGTCATCATACTCAGCTCCGAAAAGGTAGTGAGCTTCAATAACTTCAAGACCCTGAGAAACAAACATACCTTTAAACCTAGGCTAACACAAATAATTCATAACCCAACTCCGATGATTCACATATGGAATAAAAGTTGGAAAATTAAGAAACAATAATCATGGAGAAAAGATTTAAAAACAACAGTTTAGATACCTTATTGAATAAGGTGGCAGAATCAACAGTAATCTTTTTCCCCATGTTCCAATTGGGATGCTTCAAAGCATCAGCTACTTTAACTTCTTTCAACTTCTCAACTGGCAAGTCCCTATCAGTGACAGTATAAGCAGTTTTAAGGTTAACAAGCCATACATATGATTAAAAGAAAGGTGAAAAAATATAATGAAGTAGTGCAAACCATTTCGAATAACTGTTTCACATAAAAGAAAGGAGGACAACAGaatttttttgaatatttaaaattGCGGATTGATATGAATGTTGCAATACAAGGATTAAAACTGAGATGTTGTACAAATTATCAGTATTCAAGATTTTACACCTGAAAGCCCCTCCAGATGCAGTTAATATAATGCGCCTAAGGGCACCCTCTGGCAAGCCTTGTATGCACTGAAATGAAGAAAAACTTATTATATTTATCTCTTAGCCTTGAAGAGACCAGGGGTGGGAAGTTATTTTGGAGATTAGTCAATTCAAAACAGAAGGTTGATAAGAAGTGTATGATTATATTTACAAATGATCATACTCAGTAAGTTTCGCAGAAAGATCTTAAGACAGTCTCAGCCTCAAGAACTGTACCTGGAATATAGCTGAATGTTCTGAATCTGCAGGAAGAATCTTCACCTTGTGCTTGTGTGCAAGAGGAAGGACAAATGGACCACCAGCAATTAAAGTCTCTTTATTGGCCAAGGCAATGTCCTTTCCTGCTTCTATGGCAGCCACTGTAGGCTAGTGAAGCAAACAAAGACTAATAAATTTGAGCCCGTTTTCTGAATGATTCACGTTTTTTCTTGACTGATTCTCTAGCTTTATATTAGCCGAGAGGAGAAATGAAGATGTATTTATCAAAGAGCAAAGCAAGAAGAGCTATGACTGACATTTTCTTTCATTAGCAAACTAGCATACAATGCTACTTTTAGCTAAAATCATTCAAGCATGATTAATGTATAGTAGAAGAGAACAAGCTCTGTTGAAGATCTAGACTTCTCTTTCTAGGTGATTGGAGTTACATGAATTTTTGCCTACAAGGGAATAAAGAGCTAGCTGAAAGTAGTATTATCTCCTAACCATGGATAGAACGAAGGCAGTTTGCTTCATTCTGGGGTAAAATTGGAAGTCTCTCCATACTGCCATTATACAACCCAAAAAGCAACTTCGAGAAATCTTCTCCTAGTTGATTTCTAATTCTTACTTGAGCGGGGTACATCTTGTCTACTTTTTTAATTTCTCTCTTTCCATTGGAGCTCCCTCCAATCACCAACCTCCCTGCCCCCACCCCCATCCCCacccaaaagaaaaaaggaaaacagaaacagGACATAAATCACATTTCACCCTCTCAGCGCTCCTCTTCAAATTTGCTTTGGCTGCGCATAAGGATATCTTGGCAGGAGTAtcacaacaattttgaaaagatTCAGATAGACTAAACCTCAACCTCACCTTTAAACCTGCACAACCAACTATTCCTGTAACTACAGTGACAGCATCAGGATGGCGGGCGACCTGAAACACATCATAGACAACAATCATCAACATATTTCTTTCAAATGTCACAAAGTAATTTTACCAACTAGTGAAACAGAGTCCTAGTCGCCAAAAATAAAGTTAGGGACAGTTGGACAAACCTCGATGATACCCTGCTCACCAGGTATAATCTCAGGCTTGTCTTCCATATCAGCCAGAGCATCTTTGAGTTCCTCAACCAACGACTCATTTCGAACAGCAACTAGTTTTGGTCTGAATGTTTTGACCTACTCAGATATAACATTGTTTATCATCAAGGCAAAAGCTAAAGTAGACCTGATAGCCAGATAAAGAAGTCTAAGCAAAGAAGCTCGATTGTTGGGTATCCATATTGGAGAAACAATATTTCCATCACATTTGTGCAAATTGCAATCCAAAATATAAATAGGGCATGATATAAAATGAGCTTGAATGATTATCATCATTCCCTTAGGTGGGAAGCTCTTCTTCCAAAACCCAATGAGAAAAAACCACGGATTGGAAAGCATAGCCTTGACATTTGGGTTTCAGCATGGTTAATGGGATATGTCAATCAAAATGCTGCAAACATGACACGTCTAGGCTAGTAGCATTCGGCAGGTAGGGAAACAGCCAGGTGGAATGAGGTGGCAGCGTTTTATAGTTAAACATAATAATCATCGTTTCTTTAAACAAAAGCAGTCGCGCTATAAACTGTAGCAGCCACATAATGACCACAAAATGTTAATGCAGATAAAGATAATAAAGGTGACAGGTTGGACGCCTATACTCTATTCAGACTTGAAATTTCATGGCATTTTTTCGCTTGTGTGCATTAAATGAAAACTAACCTGATCAGCAAGAAGAGTAACATTTGAACCAGCAGCTAGTGCAACAACTCTAAACTTGTCCGGATTCTCAGCGACTATATCCAACGTCTGCAGATACAAAATTTTGTAATTGAAGCAATGAAGAAATTAAACAAAAGACAACTGGCATTTTCTTTTGTAAAAGTAATAATTTGCATTGATTTGTTGAAAAGATTCCTATATAATACTAGTATACAAAAAGTAGAGAATCAAAACAAAAAATTTGATTCTCTCGAACAGTAAAGCAACGTATACTAACTGGAATTTCATTCACCTAAGAtaatacaaaagaaaaagaaagaaaaaagaagcaaaagaCAACTGGCATAATTGACACAGTAGCAAAAGCAGCACACCACCAATAACAAAGAACAACAGATAAAAAAGATGCAGAATGGGAATATTAGAATCCATGAAATATTGAATCTTTTCATCCTCTTTTAGAAAAATTAgttagaattttagtttaaacTGTAACTGCAAAGTAACTAACACATACAAAAGCGTTAAGAATTTGTACTACTACTATAGTCCAACCTCAAAGCTAGAACCAATCAAGACTAAAAAAGACAATACTTATTTCCTAAGTACTTTATTACTGAATACTAATCATTTAAAAATTCAGAAACCTGAGTTCCAATAGAGCCAGTGGACCCAACAATTGAGATAGGCTTTGGACCATCCCAAGTTTTCCGGGCTTCAGCAACAGCTCTTCCAGGCCAGGCAGGAGGAGGTGCCTGAACTGAACACTGAACCCTCTTACCAGAAATCCCACTCCACTCCTTTCTTTTGATAGCCACTCCACCTAAAACACAAAATCCATGGAAATATTTATTAGCAGAGTAAGCCTTACAATCAAATCCAAGAAACTCAGTTGGGTAGGTAGAAATAGAGAACCTTGGAACTTAAGGTGGTTAAGATTGTAGCTGGATTTGGAGGTGTCCAAGAAAGAGATGGTCTTAATTTCAGAAGGTGACAGCAAATTCAGCGCCATTTCAATTACTTCACTATTGATTGCTCCTCCCACCAGTCCACAGGAGTAGGGAAAAGAAATTCAGCTTTTCAAGAAATGTAAAAGGAAGTTTACAACAAACCAAAGTGCAATCTTTGGCAATAAAGTTAGGGACAGCCGTgtagagagagagatagagagaagtaCTGTGTGTCTCGTTCTGGCTATAGTTCGTTCGTTTGTGGCTTAATATGTGGCTCGTATGAACGATGCTCGCTGCAGCGTACCTGTCTTAAAGTACAAAGTACAAACATTATTTGCTCTTGTTTTAAACGTTTAATATTGAAATACTTCCGCAAACTTTCGGTACTTCATAGAAATGAGTAAGACAACGCATAATACATTAAACAATTAATGATGAAAGAAAAGTATTCTCATATTACAATTTAATTTTAATGTATATAATACTATTAAATTCTTAAAATTTGTCAAAGTTTGGTAACTTTAGAAGGTGTCACAGGATTTTAAAGCTTGTGTACTTATATACACAATATTTTTTCTGTATTTTATCGATGTGGATTCTCCTAATATCACCTGAAATGTCATAATATAGCATATAGTAATAGTGTTATAGTCAAAAATTATTGTTGTATCCTCATATGACTTAGGAgaatctttatttattttatgtaGTTGAATTAAGCTTAAGATATGTATTAGAGTCAAATTCACTCACAATCTTGATATTACTAATATTGGACCATTTGTTATACTATTTGCGTTATAATTACATGTTTATGTTATATTGTTCGCACTCAAAATATTTCATGTTAGGGGTGCGTTGCGCCGGGAATAAGTAGTTATCTTCTTTCTTTGTgtgaccatatatatatatatatatacgtggaCAAATAAAATAGTATAATTATATAGAATCAAATCCAAAAGATGCCGGCGGAGGATTAAAAGCGGCATAAGGAAGCATGACGACGAACTGAGAATCATTCACATCTATGGACTGCATATGGTATATTGTTGAAGCTATATGATTATATTCCCACAATTAATTAATTTAGACTTTATTCTTTGGGTTTTCTCAATTTCTTAAGCATATTTTTATGTTTATCTGAGGTACCAAGGAATTTGCCATTCTTTTCCTTCTTAGATTCCCACCTAGATAGTCCACGCATGATATTTATTTCATCTTTGAGAGTACGATAAGATTTTTATTGGTTTTAAATGTAATCTAAAACTTGAAAATGAAAATTCATCATTAAGCACCTTTCCTAAAGTGAAGATTTTCTCTTGATAAAGAAACCTAAATCGCTCTTATCGACTAAAGAGAGCTCCTTTTGAAGATTTCTTTAGTTTAATATTATGCGGTGTACAGTCCTCTACA
This sequence is a window from Nicotiana sylvestris chromosome 3, ASM39365v2, whole genome shotgun sequence. Protein-coding genes within it:
- the LOC104224492 gene encoding 1-deoxy-D-xylulose 5-phosphate reductoisomerase, chloroplastic: MALNLLSPSEIKTISFLDTSKSSYNLNHLKFQGGVAIKRKEWSGISGKRVQCSVQAPPPAWPGRAVAEARKTWDGPKPISIVGSTGSIGTQTLDIVAENPDKFRVVALAAGSNVTLLADQVKTFRPKLVAVRNESLVEELKDALADMEDKPEIIPGEQGIIEVARHPDAVTVVTGIVGCAGLKPTVAAIEAGKDIALANKETLIAGGPFVLPLAHKHKVKILPADSEHSAIFQCIQGLPEGALRRIILTASGGAFRDLPVEKLKEVKVADALKHPNWNMGKKITVDSATLFNKGLEVIEAHYLFGAEYDDIEIVIHPQSIIHSMVETQDSSVLAQLGWADMRLPILYTLSWPDRIYCSEVTWPRLDLCKLGSLTFKAPDNVKYPSMDLAYAAGRAGGTMTGVLSAANEKAVELFISERISYLDIFKIVELTCAKHREELVTSPSLEEIIHYDLWARDYAASLETSAGFSPALV